In Alteromonas sp. V450, the following proteins share a genomic window:
- a CDS encoding PEP-CTERM sorting domain-containing protein: MKKLLIGFLISVAACYCNASIIKLSETDFNSGSGLITFSEFTLGTINPFYTPSDYGGAVTAPNVSFDGWFTGQGLSTTPGVDCPGAVASACIVGSPSGPLSLDTSSPDTRIVNDGANPTSPVLSGTPSFNGGIAVLFSTDQVGVGFEGGFFDSVGSTAITAFDRSGNLIGSVSNTVTGIEFLGLAVSDGTATIAGVFLDLVGAEPAGFAIDNIRFGQAKDIDVVTDVPEPTVLALLAMGLMGMAARRKRNLG, encoded by the coding sequence ATGAAAAAACTACTAATAGGCTTCTTAATTAGTGTTGCTGCTTGTTATTGTAACGCTTCTATCATTAAGTTATCTGAAACAGATTTCAATTCTGGTTCTGGATTGATCACGTTTTCTGAGTTCACTTTAGGCACAATAAATCCGTTTTACACTCCCAGCGATTACGGTGGTGCAGTCACTGCTCCTAATGTGTCGTTTGATGGCTGGTTTACTGGACAAGGTTTGAGCACAACCCCTGGTGTTGACTGTCCAGGTGCTGTTGCATCAGCTTGTATCGTAGGTTCACCATCAGGGCCTTTATCTTTGGATACTTCATCTCCTGATACTCGAATTGTCAATGATGGAGCAAATCCTACATCTCCAGTCTTGAGTGGAACCCCATCTTTTAATGGTGGAATTGCTGTACTATTCAGTACTGATCAGGTCGGTGTTGGTTTTGAAGGTGGATTTTTCGATTCAGTTGGCTCGACTGCGATAACAGCCTTCGACCGTTCTGGAAATTTAATAGGTTCTGTATCGAATACCGTAACAGGTATTGAATTTTTGGGGCTGGCAGTCTCTGATGGCACGGCAACCATTGCTGGTGTTTTTCTTGACTTAGTAGGGGCAGAACCTGCTGGCTTTGCTATCGACAACATTCGCTTTGGACAAGCTAAAGACATTGATGTTGTCACTGACGTTCCAGAGCCCACAGTACTAGCGCTTCTTGCAATGGGCTTGATGGGTATGGCAGCACGCCGCAAGCGAAACCTTGGCTAG